The following proteins come from a genomic window of Corynebacterium hansenii:
- a CDS encoding PH domain-containing protein, protein MQIVEPAWWRPLHWATVRINVAGYAGEGSDVSTTLLPVAPLAEADAVVDGLIGRITGQRHQPSEARWASPRRAVWLSPIDWRNQTVRITPRALVVTSGRLRRRRAVLPWSRIQGRTLRQGPLSRALSLVDVRIDLVGGPVSVTAAQLAPDDAARLVRVLDERRGA, encoded by the coding sequence ATGCAGATCGTCGAACCCGCCTGGTGGCGGCCGCTGCACTGGGCGACCGTGCGCATCAACGTCGCCGGTTACGCCGGCGAAGGCTCGGACGTATCCACGACCCTCCTGCCGGTCGCGCCGCTGGCCGAAGCCGATGCCGTGGTCGACGGCCTCATCGGCCGCATCACGGGGCAGCGCCACCAGCCCTCCGAAGCCCGGTGGGCGTCGCCGCGGCGCGCCGTATGGCTGTCCCCCATCGACTGGCGCAACCAGACCGTGCGCATCACCCCGCGGGCGCTGGTGGTCACCTCCGGCCGGCTGCGCCGCCGCCGGGCGGTCCTCCCCTGGTCGCGCATCCAGGGCCGCACCCTGCGACAGGGGCCCCTGTCGCGGGCGCTGTCGCTCGTCGACGTCCGCATCGACCTCGTCGGTGGCCCCGTCTCCGTCACCGCGGCACAGCTCGCGCCGGACGACGCCGCGCGCCTGGTCCGGGTGCTGGACGAACGGCGCGGCGCATAG